The following are encoded together in the Salvia hispanica cultivar TCC Black 2014 chromosome 6, UniMelb_Shisp_WGS_1.0, whole genome shotgun sequence genome:
- the LOC125197302 gene encoding protein DETOXIFICATION 44, chloroplastic, with translation MAFGVTAQHHLFSIHANYEYFSNNHSPIHGISTHKCSTKCANGYSSIRFRTITKSSANKTPRTLPEKEKPKPPIEGDRVDDLDAGRNSFSSVMHRIGEGIRLDGLGMEILSIALPAALALAADPITSLVDTGFVGHIGSAELAAVGVSGAVFNLVSKLFNVPLLNVTTSFVAEEQASALKDADGCSQTAKQQENKIFLPSVSNAIMLAAGLGIIEAVALFTGSSFLMDTMGIPVDSPMRAPAEQFLALRAFGAPPIVVALAAQGSFRGFKDTKTPLYAVGAGNLLNALLDLILIFYFGCGISGAAIATVTSEYLTALILLWKLSDKLLLVTPSISGQRVAKYLKSGALLTARTIAVLSITTLATSMAAREGPIQMAGFQICFEVWLALSLLNDALALAGQALLASDYSQGNYSLARQVTNKVLQIGLVMGVGLAVILYLGFGALSSLFSTDSEVLEIARSGTLFVAASQPFNAIAFVFDGLYYGVSDFGFAAYSMMVIALISAAFILVAAPSYGIAGVWGGLFVFMALRVAAGFTRISTRTGPWRLLMSDTEKDGA, from the exons ATGGCGTTTGGTGTTACTGCGCAGCACCATCTCTTCTCCATTCATGCAAATTACGAGTACTTCTCTAACAACCACTCGCCGATTCACGGAATCTCTACTCACAAGTGTTCGACCAAATGCGCCAACGGCTATAGTTCCATTCGATTTCGAACGATCACTAAATCATCGGCAAACAAAACTCCGAGAACCTTACCGGAAAAGGAAAAGCCGAAGCCACCAATTGAAGGAGATCGGGTCGATGATTTGGACGCTGGTCGAAATTCGTTCTCCTCCGTAATGCATCGTATTGG GGAGGGAATTAGACTAGATGGACTTGGTATGGAAATTCTCTCGATTGCACTTCCTGCAGCTCTGGCTCTTGCAGCTGACCCGATTACTTCACTTGTTGATACTGGTTTTGTTGGTCATATAG GATCTGCAGAACTGGCTGCAGTTGGTGTATCGGGTGCTGTTTTCAACCTTGTTTCTAAACTATTTAATGTCCCGTTGCTAAATGTCACTACGTCCTTTGTTGCTGAAGAGCAGGCATCTGCTTTAAAGGATGCCGATGGCTGCAGTCAAACTGCTAAAC AGCAAGAAAACAAGATATTTCTTCCTTCAGTATCAAATGCTATAATGCTTGCCGCTGGCCTTGGCATCATAGAAGCTGTGGCTCTCTTCACAGGATCAAGCTTTTTAATGGATACCATGGGTATACCTGTT GACTCACCAATGCGTGCGCCAGCTGAACAGTTTCTCGCACTAAGGGCGTTTGGTGCTCCACCAATTGTTGTTGCTCTAGCTGCTCAAGGATCTTTTCGTGGGTTCAAGGATACAAAGACACCTCTTTATGCTGTTG GAGCTGGCAATTTACTCAATGCACTGCTGGAcctcatattaatattttactttggTTGTGGCATTAGTGGTGCTGCCATTGCTACCGTGACTTCTGA GTATTTGACAGCTCTAATACTTCTGTGGAAGCTGAGTGACAAATTGTTGCTTGTTACTCCAAGTATTAGTGGGCAGAGGGTGGCTAAGTATCTTAAATCTG GTGCACTTCTGACTGCCAGAACTATAGCTGTCCTTTCAATCACAACCCTAGCCACATCTATGGCAGCACGAGAGGGACCCATACAGATGGCTGGCTTTCAGATATGTTTTGAAGTCTGGTTGGCTTTATCTTTGTTAAATGATGCTTTAGCGCTAGCTGGTCAG GCTCTCCTTGCTAGTGACTACTCCCAAGGGAACTATAGTCTGGCACGCCAGGTGACCAATAAAGTCCTACAG ATTGGTTTAGTAATGGGAGTCGGTTTGGCTGTAATTTTGTATCTTGGATTTGGTGCACTCTCCAGTCTGTTTAGCACCGACTCAGAAGTTTTGGAGATTGCCAGATCTGGAACCTTG TTCGTTGCTGCAAGTCAACCATTCAATGCTATAGCTTTTGTTTTTGACGGGCTATACTATGGGGTTTCAGACTTTGGATTTGCTGCATATTCCATG ATGGTTATTGCATTGATCTCTGCAGCCTTCATACTGGTTGCCGCTCCTTCGTATGGCATTGCAGGTGTGTGGGGTGGACTGTTTGTATTCATGGCTTTGCGAGTAGCAGCTGGGTTCACCAG GATAAGCACCAGAACTGGACCATGGCGACTGCTGATGTCTGATACCGAGAAGGATGGTGCTTAA